From Cetobacterium somerae ATCC BAA-474:
AAATATTGAAGTAATAGAGGAGTTAAAAGAGGTAGGAGTAAAATCAGCTTTAAATCCAAAAGAGGTAGGAGAAAATTGTGATGTTTTAATAACAATGCTACCAAATTCTCCACATGTAAAAACAGTTTTATTTGGTGAAAATGGAGCAGCAGATGGATTAAAACCGGGAAGTGTGGTAATAGACATGAGTTCTATAAATCCTGTGGAGAGTAAAAATATAGCAAAAACTTTAGCTGAAAAAGAGATTTATCTATTGGATGCTCCAGTTTCTGGTGGAGAGCCAAAAGCTATTGATGGAACAATATCAGTTATGGTTGGTGGAAATAAAGAGATATTTGAAAAATATTATGACCTTATAAAATCAATGGCAGGATCTGTTGTTAGAGTTGGAGATGTTGGAGCTGGAAATACAACAAAATTAGCAAATCAAATTATAGTGGCTTTAAATATAGCTGCTTTAAGTGAAGCATTTATTCTTTGTGAAAAGGCAGAGGTAGATCCGCAACTTGTTTTTGAAGCTATAAGAGGTGGATTAGCAGGAAGTACTGTTATGAATGCTAAAGCACCAATGATGATAGAAAGAGATTTTAAACCAGGATTTAGAATTGATTTACATATAAAGGATTTACAAAATGCTCTTGATACATCACACTCAATAAATGCCTCACTACCGTTAACTGCACAAATTATGGAGATATTACAGGCTTTAAAAATAGATGGGAAAGGAGAGAGTGACCATTCAGCTATTGTAAACTATTATGAAAAAATAAATAATATAACAGTTGGAAAGAAATAATACTAAATAAAATCATGGAGGATAAAATGAATACAGATTGGCTAAAAGGAATATATGTACCTATACTTACTCCTGTAAAAGATGATGAAAGTATCGATTTAGATAAATTAAAAAAACAAGTTAATTTTATAATAGATGGTGGAGTACACGGTATATTAGCTCATGGAAGTAATAGTGAGTTTTATATGTTTGACGATAATGAATATGAAATTATTTTAAAAACTATATTGGATGAAGTTAATGGAAGAGTTCCTGTAATTATGGGCATAGGTGCAATTAGAACATCAAAATGTGTTAAATTAGCTAAGATGGGAAAAGAATTAGGAGTTGCAGGAGTAGCTGTTTTACAACCAATGTTTTTAAAACCTACAGATGAAGAGTTATTTATGCACTTTAAAACAATAGCTAATTCTGTAGAAAATTTACCAGTTTTAATCTATAATAATCCAAGAATTGGATATACTTTGTTATCAAATTTAGTAGAAAGATTAGCTAGAGAGGTTAAAAATATAGTAGGAATAAAGGACTCTAGTGGAGATATAAATCAATTACTAGAATTTATAAGAAAAACAAGAGATTTAAATTTTAAAGTTTTTGGTGGAAAAGATACAATGTTATATTCTTCTTTAAATATAGGTGCTGTAGGTGGAGTTTGTACAACTGCTAATATTTTTCCAGAGCTTATTGTATCAATATATAATGAGTATATGAAGGGAGATTTAAAAGAATCCTTAGAGTTGCAATTTAAATTAAATCCAGTTAGAATCTCAATGGATAAGGCTAGTTTTCCTGTAGCTACAAAAGATATGGCGAATATAAATGGAATGGATGTAGGATTGCCCATAAAACCAAACTTATCATCACCAAAAGATACAATAGATTTCATGAGAAACGAGATGAAAAAAGCTAAAGTATTAAAGGGGTAATTTATGAAAAAAGAAGATATAAAAGTCGTTATAGCTATAGATTCTTTTAAAGGGAGCATTTCATCTAAAGATGCAGCAATAGCTATAGAGAGAGGTATTTTAAATTATTCTAAAGATAAAGTTTTAATAGAAAAAGTTATAGTTGCTGATGGTGGAGAGGGTACAGTTGAGGCCATTGTAGAAAATACTAAAGGGAAATATGAATATGTTGAGGTATCTAATCCATTTGGGAAGAAAAGAAAAGCAAAAATAGGAATTTTAAAAGGAGAGATTGCTGTTTTAGAAATGGCGGAGGCAGCAGGAATAAACTTAATAAAGCTAGATGATTTAAATCCATATAAAACAACTACATATGGTGTAGGAGAGATGATAAAAATTGTTTTAAATATGGGGATAAAAAAAATCTACATAGGGTTAGGTGGGAGTGCAACTAACGATGGTGGTGCAGGAATGCTGAATGCCTTAGGAGTAAAATTTTATGATAAGTATAAAAATGAGTTTATTCCAACTCCTGAAAAATTAAGAAATCTTGAAAGCATAGATTATAGTGAATTAGATAAAAGATTAAAAGATATTGATATACATATACTTTCAGATGTAAATAATATATTATGTGGAATGAATGGTGCTTCTTATATATATGGTCCACAAAAAGGAGCGACAAAAAAAGATATAGTTGTATTAGATGAGATATTGAGGAAATATAGTGAAATTTTGGATGAGAAATTAGGAGTAAAGTTTGCAGATAAACCTGGAAGTGGAGCAGGAGGAGGAATTGGATATGCATTTTTATCTCTTTGTAATGGAAAGTTTAATCAAGGAATAGATGAAATACTTAAAATGATTGAATTTGAAAAAATAATTTCTGATGCAGATTTGATAATAACAGGAGAAGGGCGTATAGATAATCAATCTATAAATGGTAAAACTCCCATTGGAATAGCTAAAATATCCAAAAAGTATGAGAAAAGTGTGATAGCAATTGTAGGGAGTTCAAGTAAAGAGTTAGATTTAATTTATCAAAATGGAATAGATTTGGTTTTAGATATAATAAACGAACCTATGAATTTAGATGAGGCTATAAATAATGTAAAGCAACTTTTAGAATTTACTGGTGAAAAAGCTATTAGAGCGTATATGTTAAGAAAATAATACAAAAAAATTTGGTCAGTCTAGAGGTTTTAGAAGAAATAGAGGGAAAGAATAATGAGTAAGAATTGACGTTTTGAGAGTAGAATCTCTATTTTGGACTAAAATTATAAACTTTTATAAAAAAAGTGTTGTAAAATAAGAATGATGTATAAATGTTACTATTTTATGTACAAAAGTCCACAAAAACGACTCTTTAATTTGAGATTTAAGGCGTTCGTTTGAAATTGATCTAATTAGTAGCCGTAAGGTTAAAAAATGATATATAAAGGTGTAAAAAGCCTATTAAGAGCATATTTGTGAAATGTATTACAAATATGCTCTTTTTTATTCAGTTTTAGCAATAAAATCTTTATTAAGATTAGTATACCCTAACTTGAAGACTTTAATTAGATCCAGATCTATAGAGCGTTTAAACAGATGTAATACTATCCTTATTGTCAATCATGAACTCTTTTAGAGTTCTAAACTCACCTTCAGGTTCTAAATAATCAATAGAGTATTTATTTCCTAATATGAAATTTTTCCTAGCCTCAGCTAATCTTTTATCATTTAGGTTTAGTATATCAATTGTTACCTTAGCTTTTTCATAATCAGTTCCTATAGAATTTTTAGGTCTTACCTCTCCTGTTTTAATATCATATGTTAAAAAATCTTGTGGATTTTCTAGAACTGGATTTATAAAATCGGAACTCCATTGACTTCCTTTACTATTTCCACACCTTTTAGAACTTTTACAAGCAACTATAAGATTATTAAAATCTTGAAATTCATTAGGAAATATATCTTTTGGCTTAATATGTTCTGTCTCACTTGTATCTACATCTATTTCAATTTCACAATATGGACAGCATAACTCTTGTTCTTCAAAAAGAGAGTATTCTCTAAGTTGTTGCTTTATATAACGATAAGAATCGTATTGATTCCAGTTAGAAAGGGAATGTTTC
This genomic window contains:
- a CDS encoding glycerate kinase, with protein sequence MKKEDIKVVIAIDSFKGSISSKDAAIAIERGILNYSKDKVLIEKVIVADGGEGTVEAIVENTKGKYEYVEVSNPFGKKRKAKIGILKGEIAVLEMAEAAGINLIKLDDLNPYKTTTYGVGEMIKIVLNMGIKKIYIGLGGSATNDGGAGMLNALGVKFYDKYKNEFIPTPEKLRNLESIDYSELDKRLKDIDIHILSDVNNILCGMNGASYIYGPQKGATKKDIVVLDEILRKYSEILDEKLGVKFADKPGSGAGGGIGYAFLSLCNGKFNQGIDEILKMIEFEKIISDADLIITGEGRIDNQSINGKTPIGIAKISKKYEKSVIAIVGSSSKELDLIYQNGIDLVLDIINEPMNLDEAINNVKQLLEFTGEKAIRAYMLRK
- a CDS encoding dihydrodipicolinate synthase family protein — encoded protein: MNTDWLKGIYVPILTPVKDDESIDLDKLKKQVNFIIDGGVHGILAHGSNSEFYMFDDNEYEIILKTILDEVNGRVPVIMGIGAIRTSKCVKLAKMGKELGVAGVAVLQPMFLKPTDEELFMHFKTIANSVENLPVLIYNNPRIGYTLLSNLVERLAREVKNIVGIKDSSGDINQLLEFIRKTRDLNFKVFGGKDTMLYSSLNIGAVGGVCTTANIFPELIVSIYNEYMKGDLKESLELQFKLNPVRISMDKASFPVATKDMANINGMDVGLPIKPNLSSPKDTIDFMRNEMKKAKVLKG
- the garR gene encoding 2-hydroxy-3-oxopropionate reductase yields the protein MRVGFIGLGIMGKPMCKNVLKAGYEVIAYDRNIEVIEELKEVGVKSALNPKEVGENCDVLITMLPNSPHVKTVLFGENGAADGLKPGSVVIDMSSINPVESKNIAKTLAEKEIYLLDAPVSGGEPKAIDGTISVMVGGNKEIFEKYYDLIKSMAGSVVRVGDVGAGNTTKLANQIIVALNIAALSEAFILCEKAEVDPQLVFEAIRGGLAGSTVMNAKAPMMIERDFKPGFRIDLHIKDLQNALDTSHSINASLPLTAQIMEILQALKIDGKGESDHSAIVNYYEKINNITVGKK
- a CDS encoding retron system putative HNH endonuclease, encoding MFKVNKTPEPKFFQEFKKKHSLSNWNQYDSYRYIKQQLREYSLFEEQELCCPYCEIEIDVDTSETEHIKPKDIFPNEFQDFNNLIVACKSSKRCGNSKGSQWSSDFINPVLENPQDFLTYDIKTGEVRPKNSIGTDYEKAKVTIDILNLNDKRLAEARKNFILGNKYSIDYLEPEGEFRTLKEFMIDNKDSITSV